In a single window of the Deinococcus aetherius genome:
- a CDS encoding sugar phosphate isomerase/epimerase family protein yields MKFGYQTNTWGGVVGHPAGVTSIKDLFYLTPGSDEEALRDIASAGFTGVELFDGNLVAYRGREDEFRAFLRAGNLSLIAVYSGANFIYDDVLEDEFWRIEEAAKIGETFGAEFLVLGGGAKRHGGPREEDYTKLAQNLDRAAELAQRYGLTALYHPHLGTIVEGPEALEKVMSQSRIGLCPDTAHLAAGGNDVPALIRKYAPRIPYIHLKGLQREPLNFLPLDEDPEMTAIWEAVEEIGFDGWVTVELDAHPDPKAAAARSLRWLQARQAAQPTPAD; encoded by the coding sequence ATGAAATTCGGCTATCAGACCAACACCTGGGGAGGCGTCGTCGGACACCCGGCGGGCGTCACGAGCATCAAGGACCTCTTCTACCTCACCCCCGGCTCGGACGAGGAGGCCCTGCGCGACATCGCCTCGGCGGGCTTCACGGGCGTCGAACTCTTCGACGGCAACCTCGTGGCCTACCGGGGGCGCGAGGACGAGTTCCGGGCCTTCCTCCGGGCCGGGAACCTCAGCCTGATCGCCGTGTATTCCGGCGCGAACTTCATCTACGACGACGTGCTGGAGGACGAGTTCTGGCGCATCGAGGAGGCCGCGAAGATCGGGGAGACCTTCGGCGCCGAGTTCCTGGTGCTGGGGGGCGGGGCCAAGCGGCACGGTGGCCCGCGCGAGGAGGATTACACCAAACTCGCGCAGAACCTCGACCGAGCGGCGGAACTGGCCCAGCGGTACGGCCTGACCGCCCTGTACCACCCGCACCTCGGCACCATCGTGGAGGGCCCCGAGGCGCTGGAAAAGGTCATGTCCCAGAGCCGCATCGGCCTGTGCCCGGACACCGCGCACCTCGCGGCGGGGGGGAACGACGTGCCCGCCCTCATCCGCAAGTACGCCCCCCGCATCCCCTACATCCACCTCAAAGGTCTTCAGCGCGAGCCCCTGAACTTCCTGCCGCTGGACGAGGACCCCGAGATGACCGCGATCTGGGAGGCCGTGGAGGAGATCGGCTTCGACGGCTGGGTGACGGTCGAACTCGACGCCCACCCGGACCCCAAGGCCGCCGCCGCCCGCAGCCTCCGGTGGCTTCAGGCGCGCCAGGCCGCCCAGCCCACCCCCGCCGACTGA
- a CDS encoding substrate-binding domain-containing protein, with the protein MKHTTKIALAATALVSVALAQGVNSQAALKQLTSKVFSKGPNGETASSASQVKLTPAEIAKVKGMNATAAIVLHYGGNDWSNAQVDGLKAQFAKLGIRVVAVTDANFKPEKQVSDLETVLARKPDIIVSIPTDPVATASAYRNAAKQGVKLVFMDNVPSGMKAGKDYVSVVSSDNYGNGVASAHLLAQQLKGKGNIGIIYHAADFFVTKQRYDAFKSTIKQYPGIKVVAEQGIGGPDFAGDAEKVANAMLTRYPNLNAIWAVWDVPAEGVLSAARTAGRKDLIVATMDLGKNVALDMGRKNGIVKGLGAQRPYDAGVTEANLAAYGLLGKKAPAYVALNALPVTRDNLASAWKQVYNQTLPSEIQSELK; encoded by the coding sequence ATGAAGCACACGACCAAGATCGCCCTCGCCGCCACCGCCCTGGTCTCCGTCGCCCTCGCGCAGGGCGTGAACTCTCAGGCCGCCCTCAAGCAGCTCACGAGCAAGGTCTTTTCCAAAGGCCCGAACGGCGAGACCGCCTCGTCTGCCTCGCAGGTGAAGCTCACGCCCGCCGAGATCGCCAAGGTCAAGGGGATGAACGCGACCGCCGCCATCGTGCTGCACTACGGGGGCAACGACTGGAGCAACGCGCAGGTGGACGGGCTGAAGGCGCAGTTCGCCAAACTCGGCATCCGGGTCGTGGCGGTGACCGACGCGAACTTCAAGCCCGAGAAGCAGGTGTCCGACCTGGAGACGGTGCTGGCCCGCAAGCCCGACATCATCGTGTCTATCCCGACTGACCCGGTGGCGACGGCGAGCGCTTACCGGAACGCGGCCAAACAGGGCGTGAAGCTGGTGTTCATGGACAACGTGCCCAGCGGCATGAAGGCGGGCAAGGACTACGTGAGCGTGGTGTCCTCCGACAACTACGGCAACGGCGTGGCCTCGGCGCACCTGCTCGCCCAGCAACTGAAGGGCAAGGGCAACATCGGCATCATCTACCACGCGGCGGACTTCTTCGTGACCAAGCAGCGCTACGACGCCTTCAAGTCCACCATTAAGCAGTATCCCGGCATCAAGGTCGTGGCCGAGCAGGGCATCGGCGGCCCCGACTTCGCGGGTGACGCCGAGAAGGTGGCAAACGCGATGCTGACCCGCTACCCCAACCTCAACGCGATCTGGGCCGTGTGGGACGTGCCCGCCGAGGGCGTGCTCAGCGCGGCGCGCACCGCCGGGCGCAAGGACCTGATCGTGGCGACGATGGACCTGGGCAAAAACGTCGCCCTGGACATGGGCCGCAAGAACGGCATCGTCAAGGGCCTCGGCGCCCAGCGCCCCTACGACGCGGGCGTGACGGAGGCCAATCTCGCCGCCTACGGCCTGCTGGGCAAGAAGGCGCCCGCCTACGTGGCCCTGAACGCCCTGCCCGTCACGCGCGACAACCTGGCCTCCGCCTGGAAGCAGGTCTACAACCAGACGCTCCCCAGCGAGATTCAGTCGGAACTGAAGTAA
- a CDS encoding levoglucosan dehydrogenase: MTTSSIPQINVGLIGGGFMGKAHSLAYAAMPMFFWPAPAIPVRHTIAEVNEGLARTAAERFGFQNSTGDWRRVIEDPNIHVVDIATPNNSHAEIAIAAAQAGKHILCEKPLAPTVAEAKAMLGAVRRAGVVHMVAFNYRRTPAVALARKYIEEGRIGRVLSFRGTYLQDWSADPSGPLSWRFQKDIAGSGTLGDIGTHVVDLARYLVGEISAVNAMMHTYIHERPLQSGGADKLGASDKNASGPKGKVDVDDEVLTLLRFENGAVGSLEATRNAWGRNNYITFEIHGTEGTIFFNYERRDELQVFFNSDPADARGLRTVYTGPAHPYGEGLWPIPALGIGYGETKIIEAYDFFRAVTEGTAVRPNFEDGYKTELIADAIVRSAQQRREVEVEPVTV; encoded by the coding sequence ATGACCACCTCCAGCATTCCCCAGATCAACGTCGGCCTGATCGGCGGCGGCTTCATGGGCAAGGCCCACTCGCTCGCGTACGCCGCCATGCCTATGTTCTTCTGGCCCGCGCCCGCCATCCCGGTTCGCCACACCATCGCCGAGGTGAACGAGGGCCTGGCGCGCACCGCCGCCGAGCGCTTCGGCTTCCAGAACTCGACCGGGGACTGGCGCCGGGTGATCGAGGACCCGAACATCCACGTCGTGGACATCGCCACGCCCAACAACTCGCACGCGGAAATCGCCATCGCCGCCGCGCAGGCCGGGAAGCACATCCTCTGCGAGAAGCCGCTGGCGCCCACCGTCGCCGAGGCGAAGGCGATGCTGGGCGCCGTGAGGCGGGCGGGCGTCGTTCACATGGTCGCCTTCAACTACCGCCGCACCCCGGCGGTGGCGCTGGCGCGGAAGTACATCGAGGAGGGCCGCATCGGGCGCGTCCTCAGCTTCCGGGGCACCTACCTGCAGGACTGGTCGGCGGACCCCAGCGGGCCGCTCTCGTGGCGCTTCCAGAAGGACATCGCGGGCTCGGGCACCCTCGGGGACATCGGCACGCACGTCGTGGACCTCGCGCGCTACCTCGTGGGCGAGATCAGCGCCGTGAACGCCATGATGCACACCTACATCCACGAGCGTCCGCTGCAATCGGGCGGGGCGGACAAGCTGGGCGCGTCCGACAAGAACGCTTCCGGTCCTAAGGGCAAGGTGGACGTGGACGACGAGGTGCTGACGCTGCTGCGCTTCGAGAACGGCGCCGTGGGCTCGCTGGAGGCCACCCGCAACGCCTGGGGGCGCAACAACTACATCACCTTCGAGATTCACGGCACGGAAGGCACCATCTTCTTCAACTACGAGCGCCGCGACGAACTCCAGGTGTTCTTCAACTCCGACCCCGCCGACGCCCGCGGCCTGCGGACCGTGTACACCGGCCCGGCGCACCCCTACGGCGAGGGGCTGTGGCCCATCCCCGCGCTCGGCATCGGCTACGGCGAGACGAAGATCATCGAGGCGTACGACTTCTTCCGGGCGGTCACCGAGGGCACCGCGGTCCGCCCCAACTTCGAGGACGGCTACAAGACCGAGCTGATCGCGGACGCCATTGTGCGCTCGGCCCAGCAGCGCCGTGAGGTCGAGGTCGAGCCGGTCACGGTCTGA
- a CDS encoding sugar ABC transporter ATP-binding protein, whose amino-acid sequence MTTATTTTPTGTLTAPLPVLLRNINKGFNGVRVLEGVDFELRAGEVHALMGGNGAGKSTLMKILQGVYQPDGGEILVNGQPVHLNTPSEAERHGIAMIFQEFSLVPTLTAAQNIFLNREPRGAFGAISDRKAVRRSREIFREMGVNIDPTRPVQDLSTGEWQLTEIAKALSKNARVLIMDEPTAALSATEVTTLFGLVEGLKARGIAIVYITHRMEEVFQVADRVTVMRDGKAVLSEPTKSLRIEDVIENIVGRRMEGALEWKPRKVNRSAAPLLEVQNLSAPPAVQDVSFTVYPGEIVGLAGLMGSGRTELAETLFGVRRATGGTVRLNGREVSNRRPDQAIAHGFALVPEDRRVQGLVLDHSVYANLLLPQLGRFESRGVMQDRSGRDYARELIGQLRIKTDGPDKQTRLLSGGNQQKIVLAKWLGNDPQVLILDEPTAGVDIGSKAEIIALIRDLADLGKAVLIISSEFQELLAASDRVLLVQGGRVTGNLMRETIAREEDLHHALQGGTPHDPVHPA is encoded by the coding sequence ATGACCACGGCAACGACCACGACGCCCACGGGGACCCTCACCGCCCCCCTGCCCGTCCTCCTGCGCAACATCAACAAGGGCTTCAACGGGGTGCGCGTGCTGGAGGGCGTGGACTTCGAGCTGCGCGCCGGGGAGGTCCACGCCCTGATGGGCGGCAACGGGGCGGGCAAGTCCACCCTGATGAAGATTCTCCAGGGCGTCTACCAGCCCGACGGCGGCGAGATTCTCGTGAACGGCCAGCCCGTCCACCTGAACACGCCCTCGGAGGCCGAGCGGCACGGCATCGCCATGATCTTTCAGGAGTTCAGCCTGGTCCCGACGCTCACGGCGGCGCAGAACATCTTCCTGAACCGCGAGCCTAGAGGAGCGTTCGGGGCGATCAGCGACCGCAAGGCCGTGCGCCGCTCGCGCGAGATCTTCCGCGAGATGGGCGTGAACATCGACCCCACGCGCCCGGTGCAGGACCTCTCGACGGGCGAGTGGCAGCTCACCGAGATCGCCAAGGCGCTGTCGAAAAACGCCCGCGTGCTGATCATGGACGAGCCCACCGCCGCCCTCTCGGCGACCGAGGTGACGACCCTCTTCGGGCTGGTCGAGGGGCTCAAGGCGCGCGGCATCGCCATCGTCTACATCACGCACCGCATGGAGGAGGTCTTCCAGGTCGCCGACCGCGTGACGGTGATGCGCGATGGGAAGGCGGTCCTCAGCGAGCCCACGAAGAGCCTGCGGATCGAGGACGTGATCGAGAACATCGTGGGCCGCCGCATGGAGGGCGCCTTGGAGTGGAAGCCCCGGAAGGTGAACCGCTCCGCCGCGCCGCTGCTCGAAGTCCAGAACCTCAGCGCCCCGCCCGCCGTGCAGGACGTGTCCTTCACCGTCTACCCCGGCGAAATCGTGGGCCTGGCGGGCCTGATGGGTTCCGGGCGCACCGAACTGGCCGAGACGCTCTTCGGGGTGCGGCGGGCGACCGGGGGCACCGTCCGCCTGAACGGCAGGGAGGTCAGCAACCGCCGCCCCGATCAGGCCATCGCGCACGGCTTCGCGCTCGTGCCGGAGGACCGCCGGGTGCAGGGCCTGGTGCTCGACCACTCCGTGTACGCCAACCTGCTCCTCCCGCAACTGGGGCGCTTCGAGTCGCGCGGGGTGATGCAGGACCGCTCCGGCAGGGACTACGCCCGTGAGCTGATCGGGCAACTGCGCATCAAGACCGACGGCCCCGACAAGCAGACCCGGCTCCTCTCGGGCGGCAACCAGCAGAAGATCGTGCTCGCCAAGTGGCTCGGGAACGATCCCCAGGTGCTCATCCTCGACGAGCCGACGGCGGGCGTGGATATCGGCTCCAAGGCCGAGATCATCGCCCTGATCCGCGACCTGGCGGACCTGGGCAAGGCGGTCCTGATCATCTCGTCGGAATTCCAGGAACTGCTCGCCGCCTCGGACCGCGTGCTGCTGGTGCAGGGCGGGCGCGTCACCGGGAACCTGATGCGCGAAACCATCGCGCGGGAAGAAGACCTGCACCACGCCCTGCAAGGAGGCACCCCCCATGACCCAGTCCACCCTGCCTAG
- a CDS encoding ABC transporter permease: MTQSTLPSASRTRPSLLANWRSYVVYVGFALVFIFFSIFLRDAGFLSSTNLLNIVRQTATISVMAVAMTFVIASGEIDLSVGSVAGLSSVLAALAIPHFGPVGGAAAGLLGGALVGLINGSLVTGLGIPSFLVTLGMLGIANGVAQWITATAPVPILNDAFNNFFGSGDLGPIPSLFVWTLLALAVGHFILRRTAFGRSVLAVGGNATAARYSGINVAKTKFMVLLASGTVAGLAGMLYAGRLNSGRFQWGQGDELSVIAAVILGGTPLLGGAGTVFGAVLGALMIGLINNGLILMGLEYSQQLIIRGAIIILAVALARRK; the protein is encoded by the coding sequence ATGACCCAGTCCACCCTGCCTAGCGCCTCACGCACCCGGCCGTCCTTGCTCGCCAACTGGCGCTCCTACGTCGTCTATGTAGGTTTTGCGCTCGTGTTCATCTTCTTCTCGATCTTCCTACGCGACGCGGGCTTTCTCTCCAGCACCAACCTCCTGAACATCGTTCGGCAGACGGCGACGATTTCGGTGATGGCGGTGGCGATGACCTTCGTGATCGCCTCGGGCGAGATCGACCTGTCGGTGGGCAGTGTGGCGGGCCTCTCGTCGGTGCTGGCCGCGCTCGCCATTCCGCACTTTGGGCCGGTCGGGGGCGCCGCCGCTGGCCTGCTGGGCGGCGCGCTCGTCGGGCTGATCAACGGCTCGCTGGTGACCGGGCTGGGCATCCCCTCCTTCCTCGTGACGCTCGGCATGTTGGGCATCGCCAACGGCGTCGCGCAGTGGATCACGGCGACCGCCCCGGTGCCGATCCTGAACGACGCCTTCAACAACTTCTTCGGCTCGGGCGACCTCGGCCCCATCCCGTCCCTCTTCGTCTGGACGCTGCTGGCGCTCGCCGTCGGGCACTTCATCCTGCGGCGCACCGCCTTCGGCCGCTCCGTCCTCGCCGTGGGCGGCAACGCGACCGCCGCGCGCTACAGCGGGATCAACGTGGCGAAGACGAAGTTCATGGTGCTGCTGGCCTCGGGCACGGTGGCGGGGCTCGCCGGGATGCTCTACGCCGGTCGCCTCAACTCGGGCCGCTTCCAGTGGGGGCAGGGGGACGAACTCTCGGTCATCGCGGCCGTCATCCTGGGCGGCACGCCGCTGCTGGGCGGGGCGGGCACGGTGTTCGGCGCGGTGCTGGGGGCGCTGATGATCGGCCTGATCAACAACGGCCTGATCCTGATGGGGCTGGAGTACAGCCAGCAACTGATCATCCGCGGCGCGATCATCATCCTGGCCGTGGCGCTCGCCCGCCGGAAGTGA
- a CDS encoding putative quinol monooxygenase translates to MPAINLIATLTPQPGQAETLRAALQEIAPPSRAESGCLRYDVVEDGEGEATRFHVMERFADDAAVQAHGESGHYRQFSARFGELLAGPPQVTRARDVDVKSG, encoded by the coding sequence ATGCCTGCCATCAACCTGATCGCCACCCTCACCCCCCAGCCCGGCCAGGCGGAAACCTTGCGCGCTGCCCTGCAAGAGATCGCCCCACCCTCCCGCGCGGAAAGCGGCTGCCTGCGGTACGACGTGGTGGAGGACGGCGAGGGCGAGGCCACGCGCTTTCATGTGATGGAACGCTTCGCGGATGACGCAGCGGTACAGGCTCACGGGGAGAGCGGGCACTACCGCCAGTTCAGCGCCCGCTTCGGCGAGTTGCTGGCCGGACCCCCGCAGGTAACTCGGGCGCGCGACGTGGACGTGAAGAGTGGGTGA
- a CDS encoding Ig-like domain-containing protein: protein MEKRRPAHSTITFPLVLLLSVGLMGCSQQSAVTPTLAPDTLHLEAEEGTISPLAPQEIADPRSGGRIIRDPNAQGGKAVILLGTNDNVRFKVPGNVKAGRYTVSVQGRGENFQGWPIVDLNDANQKRLAVATLDSATYVTRPFGDFDLKPGQVFNLSFINDLYEVQGKDRNAIVDYLLIEPAQSTLPSPLPPPAVNQPPVISLRPLNNGDLPNSGTYYTSGVNYYEDDHNITLEADASDPDGKVARVEFFWEGQKIGEDTTAPYTFIYGRNFEPDTAYPYSFSARAVDDQGAVTSTPERALTALFGRRETRTIFPLLPYQAINFGGPASGVNRYNRDLFYNRIFYSAGDAGGFTTNGTPTMLSAETPLVPSNAATAVVPYIIDPEREALIRSAVSRRGGLEVKVPVPNSTYDVYLWVRAEDTTPYDIQMEGQSVSRFDPKEAARWDKLGPFVVTVTDGVLNVASTGTATANFSAIQLWRRPQVGDGAPTVSFDPGTPREGVAGQPLSLSVEASSGENHIERVEFFAKNPYSSASRVFKIGEAISAPFNIVWQYPPQGDYSVSAVAFDSQGQIGSSGRSIYFR from the coding sequence ATGGAAAAACGACGTCCAGCTCATTCCACCATCACCTTCCCGCTGGTACTGCTGCTGAGTGTGGGGCTGATGGGGTGCAGTCAGCAGAGCGCCGTGACGCCCACGCTGGCCCCGGACACCCTGCACCTTGAAGCCGAGGAGGGCACCATCAGCCCGCTTGCCCCCCAGGAGATCGCCGATCCCCGCTCGGGCGGCCGTATCATCCGTGACCCGAACGCCCAGGGTGGGAAGGCCGTCATCTTGCTGGGCACCAACGACAACGTGCGTTTCAAGGTCCCCGGCAACGTCAAGGCCGGGCGCTACACCGTGTCTGTCCAGGGACGGGGTGAGAACTTCCAGGGCTGGCCCATCGTGGACCTGAACGACGCCAATCAAAAGCGGCTGGCGGTGGCGACGCTGGACTCGGCAACGTACGTGACGCGCCCATTCGGGGACTTCGACCTGAAGCCGGGGCAGGTGTTCAACCTGTCGTTCATCAACGACCTGTACGAGGTCCAGGGCAAGGATCGCAACGCCATCGTCGATTACCTCCTGATTGAACCTGCCCAGTCCACGCTGCCGTCTCCTCTCCCGCCCCCTGCCGTCAACCAGCCTCCCGTGATCTCCCTCAGGCCGCTGAACAATGGGGACTTGCCCAACAGTGGCACGTACTACACCAGCGGTGTCAACTACTACGAGGACGATCACAACATCACGCTCGAAGCCGACGCCTCGGACCCGGACGGCAAGGTCGCCAGGGTCGAGTTCTTCTGGGAGGGGCAAAAGATCGGCGAGGACACCACTGCGCCCTACACCTTCATCTACGGGCGTAATTTCGAGCCCGACACGGCCTATCCGTACTCCTTCTCCGCTAGAGCCGTCGATGACCAGGGGGCGGTGACCAGCACACCAGAGCGCGCGCTGACTGCCCTGTTTGGTCGGCGGGAGACCCGCACCATTTTCCCCTTGCTGCCGTATCAGGCCATCAATTTCGGCGGCCCCGCCTCGGGGGTCAACAGGTACAACAGGGACTTGTTTTACAACCGAATCTTTTACTCGGCGGGCGACGCGGGGGGGTTTACGACCAACGGCACGCCGACCATGCTGTCAGCGGAGACACCTCTGGTGCCGTCCAACGCGGCGACAGCTGTGGTGCCGTACATCATCGATCCCGAGCGGGAGGCGCTGATTCGCAGTGCTGTGTCGCGCCGGGGTGGATTGGAGGTGAAAGTGCCGGTGCCCAACTCGACCTACGACGTTTACCTCTGGGTACGTGCGGAGGACACGACGCCTTACGACATCCAGATGGAGGGCCAGAGCGTGTCCCGCTTCGATCCCAAGGAGGCGGCGCGTTGGGACAAACTCGGTCCCTTCGTGGTGACTGTGACTGACGGCGTGCTTAATGTGGCGAGCACCGGCACCGCCACGGCCAACTTCTCGGCCATTCAGCTCTGGCGGCGTCCTCAGGTGGGGGATGGGGCTCCTACGGTTTCCTTCGACCCTGGCACTCCCAGGGAGGGGGTCGCCGGTCAGCCGCTCTCGCTGTCGGTGGAAGCCTCGTCCGGCGAAAACCACATCGAGCGGGTCGAGTTCTTCGCCAAGAATCCGTATAGCAGCGCCAGCCGTGTCTTCAAGATTGGGGAAGCGATCAGTGCTCCTTTCAATATCGTGTGGCAGTACCCCCCGCAGGGGGATTACTCGGTGAGCGCGGTGGCGTTTGACAGTCAAGGGCAAATCGGCTCCAGCGGACGTTCTATCTACTTCCGGTAA
- the metK gene encoding methionine adenosyltransferase, whose product MRKFYTSESVSEGHPDKLADFISDSLLDEFLRQEPTARVAVETLLTTGMAVVAGEVTAQQARVDVQKTVRDAVMKVGYTRANYGFDAEYSAVLVALHEQSPEIAGGVNESEEWRAMSDEERARPENAPSHIGAGDQGLMFGYATDETPELMPLPISLAHGLTRRLAELRKAANEAKEARARGETLSPEQERALTLAYLRPDAKAQVTVVRDLPANAAGVHEATRTFVDTVVISTQHGESVSQERIRADMIEHVVRPVIPAELLTDETKYFINPSGRFVIGGPHGDTGLTGRKIIVDTYGGAVPHGGGAFSGKDPTKVDRSAAYYARYIAKNVVAAGLARRALVEVAYAIGRAHPVSLRVDTYGTGVVSDDLLADLVREHFDARPQAIIQQLDLRRPIYAQTAAYGHFGRPEFPWEQTDRAEALRQAAEGRKQFV is encoded by the coding sequence ATGCGGAAGTTTTACACGTCGGAGTCGGTGTCGGAAGGCCACCCGGACAAGCTCGCGGATTTCATCTCGGATTCCCTGCTCGACGAGTTCCTGCGGCAGGAGCCCACGGCGCGCGTGGCGGTCGAGACCCTGCTGACGACCGGCATGGCCGTCGTGGCGGGCGAGGTCACCGCGCAGCAGGCCCGGGTGGACGTGCAAAAGACCGTGCGCGACGCCGTGATGAAGGTGGGCTACACCCGCGCCAACTACGGCTTCGACGCCGAGTACAGCGCCGTGCTCGTCGCCCTCCACGAGCAGTCGCCGGAGATCGCCGGGGGCGTGAACGAGTCCGAGGAATGGCGCGCGATGTCGGACGAGGAGCGGGCCCGTCCCGAGAACGCCCCCAGCCACATCGGCGCGGGCGACCAGGGCCTGATGTTCGGGTACGCCACCGACGAGACCCCCGAACTCATGCCGCTGCCCATCTCGCTCGCGCACGGACTCACGCGCAGGCTCGCCGAGCTGCGCAAGGCGGCCAACGAGGCGAAGGAGGCGCGCGCCCGGGGCGAGACCTTGAGCCCCGAGCAGGAACGGGCGCTGACCCTGGCCTACCTCCGCCCCGACGCCAAGGCGCAGGTCACGGTCGTGCGCGACCTGCCCGCGAACGCGGCGGGCGTCCACGAGGCCACCCGGACCTTCGTGGACACGGTCGTGATCAGCACCCAGCACGGCGAGAGCGTGAGCCAGGAAAGAATTCGCGCCGACATGATCGAGCACGTGGTTCGCCCGGTGATCCCGGCCGAGCTGCTGACCGACGAGACGAAGTATTTCATCAACCCCAGCGGCCGGTTCGTGATCGGCGGGCCGCACGGCGACACGGGCCTGACCGGGCGCAAGATCATCGTGGACACCTACGGCGGGGCGGTGCCCCACGGCGGCGGCGCCTTCAGCGGCAAGGACCCCACGAAGGTCGACCGCTCGGCGGCGTACTACGCCCGCTACATCGCCAAGAACGTGGTCGCGGCGGGGCTGGCGCGGCGGGCCCTGGTGGAGGTCGCCTACGCCATCGGGCGGGCGCACCCTGTCTCGCTGCGGGTAGACACCTACGGAACCGGCGTGGTGAGCGACGATCTCCTCGCCGACCTCGTGCGCGAGCACTTCGACGCGCGGCCCCAGGCGATCATTCAACAACTCGACCTGCGGCGCCCGATCTACGCGCAGACGGCCGCTTACGGGCACTTCGGGCGGCCCGAGTTCCCGTGGGAGCAGACCGACCGGGCGGAGGCGCTGCGGCAGGCGGCGGAGGGCAGGAAGCAATTCGTCTGA
- the coaD gene encoding pantetheine-phosphate adenylyltransferase → MNAVFPGSFDPITSGHMDVLTRASRIFDHVTVTVMHNARKQGRHLFDLDERLGILREATTHFGNVSVDSFGGLLVDYMRQQQKGIIVRGLRAVSDYEYELQIAHLNRQIGEVETIFIMAATRWSFVSSTMVREIASYGGDISEMVPRASAAALRRKFAEVYAEREAEMRGEGG, encoded by the coding sequence ATGAACGCCGTTTTCCCCGGCTCCTTCGACCCCATCACGAGCGGGCACATGGACGTGCTGACGCGGGCGTCGCGCATCTTCGACCACGTGACCGTGACGGTCATGCACAACGCACGCAAGCAGGGCCGACACCTCTTCGACCTCGACGAGCGGCTGGGCATCCTGCGCGAGGCGACCACCCATTTTGGGAACGTCAGTGTGGACTCCTTCGGCGGCCTGCTCGTGGACTACATGCGCCAGCAGCAAAAAGGAATCATCGTGCGCGGCCTGCGGGCGGTCAGCGACTACGAGTACGAGCTTCAGATCGCCCACCTCAACCGCCAGATCGGCGAGGTCGAGACGATCTTCATCATGGCCGCGACCCGCTGGAGCTTCGTCAGCTCCACGATGGTGCGCGAGATCGCCAGCTACGGCGGCGACATCAGCGAGATGGTGCCCCGGGCGAGTGCGGCCGCCCTGAGACGCAAGTTCGCCGAGGTGTACGCCGAGCGGGAGGCCGAGATGCGGGGGGAGGGGGGATGA
- a CDS encoding RsmD family RNA methyltransferase yields MSLRILGGSAKGRVLHVPPSARPSGARVRKSLFDLLATRQPEGRFLDLHGGSGAVGLEAASRGYEVTLIEKDARAVRTLEANAHALGLTVRILRGDAGALLGRVGEFNVVFSDPPYVQDIGRLTGKLLASGVVAPGGLLVCQHPGQLRLPEHPGFEREERVYGSNVLTLYTRPPGGATLGAT; encoded by the coding sequence ATGAGCCTGCGAATTCTGGGCGGCAGCGCGAAGGGCCGCGTGCTGCACGTGCCCCCCAGCGCCCGGCCCAGCGGCGCCCGGGTACGCAAGAGCCTGTTCGACCTCCTTGCCACCCGGCAGCCGGAGGGCCGCTTCCTGGACCTGCACGGCGGCAGCGGGGCCGTGGGGCTGGAGGCCGCCAGCCGGGGGTACGAGGTCACCCTGATCGAGAAGGACGCCCGCGCCGTCCGCACCCTGGAGGCCAACGCCCACGCCCTGGGACTGACCGTCCGCATCCTGCGCGGGGATGCGGGGGCCCTGCTCGGGCGCGTGGGCGAGTTCAACGTAGTATTCAGCGACCCGCCCTACGTGCAGGACATCGGGCGGCTGACGGGGAAGCTCCTCGCCTCCGGGGTGGTGGCCCCCGGTGGGCTGCTCGTCTGCCAGCACCCGGGGCAACTGCGCCTGCCCGAGCACCCCGGCTTCGAGCGCGAGGAGCGGGTGTACGGCAGTAACGTCCTCACGCTGTACACACGTCCCCCGGGCGGGGCTACACTCGGGGCCACATGA
- a CDS encoding superoxide dismutase, translating into MKKVLMFALPLVVASCGVLGVKTFMLGEQPAAGDLNPAGIVTSRRSGDSVLTTAKVTGLRANQYYVAHYHNQGTASTDPCKSGGPAIMSSKIVGQTDGTGILTLDGSAPRADIAQATYFNIHTASDAQGTPADPGVACTAVTIP; encoded by the coding sequence ATGAAGAAAGTCCTCATGTTCGCTCTGCCCCTTGTCGTCGCGTCCTGCGGGGTGCTGGGCGTCAAGACGTTCATGCTCGGCGAGCAGCCCGCCGCCGGGGACCTGAACCCTGCGGGCATCGTGACCTCCCGGCGTTCGGGCGACTCGGTGCTGACGACGGCGAAGGTCACAGGGCTGCGGGCCAACCAGTATTACGTGGCCCACTACCACAACCAGGGCACGGCGAGCACCGACCCTTGCAAGAGTGGCGGCCCGGCCATCATGAGCAGCAAGATCGTGGGGCAGACCGACGGGACGGGCATCCTGACCCTCGACGGCAGCGCGCCCCGCGCGGACATCGCGCAGGCGACCTACTTCAACATCCACACCGCGAGCGACGCGCAGGGCACGCCCGCCGACCCCGGCGTGGCCTGTACGGCGGTGACGATCCCGTAA